DNA from Streptomyces sp. NBC_01260:
GCCCTGATGATGCGGGCCGGGCACCGAGGGTTCGCGGCGCGGCTGGAAGCGGTTTGAACCACACCCGCCGGTCCCTGTATGGTTCAACCCGTTCCCGGGCGATTAGCTCAGTGGGAGAGCGCTTCGTTCACACCGAAGAGGTCACTGGTTCGAACCCAGTATCGCCCACCCCGGGAGAGGCCGGTCCGTCAGCAACACCGACGGACCGGTTTCTGCGTGTCCGGCTCCGCGAGCGTTCCCGTGGAGCCCTGGGCGCACACCGACTCACGCGGCGGCGCGCAGCTCCGGACGCAGCGGCCACGCCGGGTCCACCGTCTCCGGCGTGCCGCTCTTGGTGAACCAGGCCTGCAGACCGCGCGCCTGGGCGGCGTGCCACACCGCCTGCAGCGTGTGCAGCTCCGCCGGGGTCAGCCGCTCCAGCCGGGTGGCGAACCGCCGCCCGACCGCCCGGACCAGCTCCAGCGAGGCCGCCGCATCGGCCGCCGCGTCATGCGCCCCGTCCAGCACCACCCCGTACAGCTCGCACAGATCCGTGAGCGTGCGCCGGCCCTTGCGGTAGCGGTCCAGATGCTTGTCGAGCACCCGTGGATCCAGCACGCACAACGGCGTGTTCTCCAGATAGCCGGCCAGCGACGACGCCCGGTGCCGCTTGAGCTCCCGGTCCAGCAGCGTCAGGTCGAACGGCGCGTTCATCACCACCAGCGGCCGGCCGGCCGCACTCTGCTCGGCCAGCGCCAGGGCTATCTCCTCCACCACCGGCGCGGGCCACCGCCCGTTGCGCTGGAGGTGGTCGTCTGTCAGTCCGTGGATCTCCGTCGCCCCCGCGGGCACCGGCACCCCCGGATTCACCAGCCAGCGGGTGACGCGCATCCGCCCGCCGGCACTGTCCTGGACGACGAGGGCGGCCGAAACGATCCGGTCCCCCTCCACGTCCACTCCCGTCGTCTCGGTGTCAAAAGCGGCCAGTGGCCCCTCGTACCAATGAGTCATCCCCGAACTCCTCGCGCCCGAGCGGCAGATGGCGTGATTCCCCTGCCCGGTTCGGTGATACCCGCACCCTTTGCCTGATACGCCGTTTGCGGGCCGCCCGCTGCGGTGACAACACAGATGACGGGGACGGAAGTTGGTACACCTCCGCGTCCGCCGACCCATTGGCACGGCCCGGAAGGCACACGGAGCCATGGCACTCGCGCAGCCCGAACCAGGGGGTCCTTCCCGTGCCGGAGGCCACGGGGGAGGGCTGTTGCCCCAGCGGATCGCACCGCTGCGCGGCACTCTCGCCACCACCGCCTGCATGGAGACCCTCCAGGTGGGCTACTTGCACGCGGTCGCCGCCGCGGCGGGGTGCTCCCTGTCACAGCCCTTCCCCGACAACGGCATCGACTGGCACGTCAGCCACGGCGCCCCCGGCCATGTCGTCGACGACGAGGTGACCATCAAGGTCCAGCTGAAATGCACCTACCAGATACCGGCCCGCCCGCCCGGCGCGACGTTCGCCTTCACGCTCGACAACGCACACCTCGTGAAGCTCGCCCGGACCCCCGTGTCGGTGCACAAGATCCTGGTCGTGATGCTCGTGCCCCGGAGCCAGGACGACTGGCTGAGGGCCGGACACGACCGTCTCGACCTGCGCCACTGCTGTTACTGGACCAATCTGGCCGGCCACCCGGTGACCGGCCGGCACCGGACCACCGTGCGGATCCCGACCTCGCGCATCTTCGACGACCGAGCGCTCTGCGAGATCATGACCCGTGTCGGGGCAGGAGGGAGACCCTGATGCACCGGCCGATGGACGAGTCCGCCAACGAAGAGATCCCGTCAGTCGTACGACCCCACCCCATCGAGCCGCCCGGGCTCCGGTCCACCGGACCGCCGGCCGCCGGGAACCTGCCCGACCCTGCCCGGGTGGACCCCGCGGTACTCGCCGCCCTGCTCGCCCGCCACGGCTGGCGGCGGCGCGGCGGGGCCGCCGGACGCTACAGCCGCTGGACCCCGCCCGGACCGCCCGGCGGCTCCACCAGCCTGCTCGTACCCGACACCGGAGCCTTTCCCGACAGCGAGGACCTGCTGGGCGAGGCGCTGACCGCGCTGGCCCGCAGCGCGGCCCCCTCGGCCCGCGACGTCCTCGTCTCCCTCGCCGTCCCCAGCGACGAGATCCGCTGGTGGCGCGAGGCCCCCGAACCGGCCGCCGGAACCGCCGGCGCGGCCAGCTGGACCGGCGCCGAGCAGCTGCACGGCGCGGCCCGGCAGATCCTGCTCGCCGGCGCCCTCGCCGTCCGAGGCCGGGCCGGCTACCACGGTGCCCGCCACCGGCGGCGTGCCCTCGCGGCCCTCGACGGCATCCTCGTCGGACCCGCACCCGGCGGCCGCGACCTCACCGCGTTCGTGCCCGTCGAGGCCGGGCGCCCCGTGGCGGTACGGCTCCACCACGCCCTGCACGCCACTCGGGAGGCCGTGGACTACCAGCGGGCCACCGGCGGCATGGAGGCCTTCGACAGCGCCGTCGCGGCGGGCGTCAGCCGCGAGCTGACCGAGGCCGTCGTCGCACTCGTCCGCGGTTCCGAGGGCGCCGGGATCGCGCTGGAGTGGGCGCCCGCCGCGGGCACCCCCGACGGCTGTCCGGCGCGCCCCGAACCGGTGGAGTTCTCCCCGGGCGACCTGCCCGCACTGCGCCGGGCGGGCGCCCGCTACCTCCGGGACGAACCCGCGGTCACGGTGGCGATCACCGGCGCCGTCGTACGCCTGCGCCGCTCGGGGCCGCGCGGAGCCGGAATCGTACGGCTGCGGGTGCTGGCGGGAGCCGAGGTCCCGCACGTGCGGCTGGAGCTCGACGAGGAGGCGTACCGGATCGCGGGCCACGCCCATCTGGTGGGGCTGCCGGTGCGGGTGGAGGGAAGGCTGGAGAGCCGGGGCGGCTTCCGCCGGCTGACCAGGACCTCTCAGGTGGTTCCCGTGCAGGTCGACGACGCGGAGCGGGACCGGCTGATGAAGTCGCTCCAGGAGAACGTCGACTATTTCGAGGAGGCCTGCACGGGGGAGTAGCCGGGCGGAGGCCGCCGAATCCGGCCCTTTCGCTAAGAGGGGTGTCGGCTCGGTACGATTCCTCTTGCGCGCGCAGGAGGAATGCGCCGCACCCCCTGAGTCAGGAGAGACCGGTGTCAGACGTCCGTGTGATCATCCAGCGCGATTCCGAGCGGGAAGAACGCGTGGTGACGACGGGCACTACGGCAGCCGAGCTCTTCCCCGGCGAGCGCACCGTCGTCGCCGCCCGCATCGCCGGTGAGCTGAAGGACATCGCGTACGTGGTCGCCGACGGCGAGACCGTCGAGCCCGTGCTGATCTCCTCCGAGGACGGCCTCAACATCCTCCGGCACTCCACCGCGCACGTCATGGCGCAGGCCGTGCAGGAGCTTCATCCCGAGGCCAAGCTCGGCATCGGCCCCCCGGTCAAGGACGGCTTCTACTACGACTTCGACGTCGAGACGCCGTTCACGCCCGAGGACCTCAAGGCCATCGAGAAGAAGATGCAGGAGATCCAGAAGCGGGGCCAGAAGTTCTCCCGCCGGGTCGTCACGGACGAGGCGGCCCGCGAGGAGCTGGCCGACGAGCCGTACAAGCTGGAGCTCATCGGCATCAAGGGCTCCGCCTCCACGGACGACGGCGCGGACGTCGAGGTGGGCGGCGGCGAGCTGACCATCTACGACAACCTCGACCCGAAGACCGGGGACCTCTGCTGGAAGGACCTCTGCCGGGGCCCGCACCTGCCGACCACCCGTTTCATCCCGGCGTTCAAGCTGATGCGCAACGCGGCCGCCTACTGGCGCGGCAGCGAGAAGAACCCGATGCTCCAGCGCATCTACGGCACCGCCTGGCCCACCAAGGACGAGCTGAAGGCGCACCTGGAGTTCCTGGAGGAGGCCGCCAAGCGCGACCACCGCAAGCTCGGTAGCGAGCTGGACCTCTTCTCCTTCCCGGACGAGATCGGCCCCGGCCTCGCCGTCTTCCACCCCAAGGGCGGCGTCATCCGCCGGGCCATGGAGGACTACTCGCGGCGCCGCCACGAGGAGGAGGGCTACGAGTTCGTCTACTCGCCGCACGCCACCAAGGGCAAGCTCTTCGAGAAGTCCGGCCACCTGGACTGGTACGCCGACGGCATGTACCCGCCCATGCAGCTCGACGACGGGGTGGACTACTACCTCAAGCCGATGAACTGCCCGATGCACAACCTGATCTTCGACGCCCGTGGCCGTTCCTACCGTGAACTGCCGCTTCGTCTCTTCGAGTTCGGCACGGTGTACCGGTACGAGAAGTCGGGCGTCGTGCACGGCCTGACCCGTTCGCGCGGCTTCACGCAGGACGACGCGCACATCTACTGCACCAAGGAGCAGATGGCCGAGGAGCTGGACCGGACGCTCACCTTCGTCCTGAACCTGCTTCGCGACTACGGGCTGACCGACTTCTACCTGGAGCTCTCCACCAAGGACCCGGAGAAGTTCGTCGGCTCGGACGAGGCGTGGGAGGAGTCCACCGAGACGCTGCGCCTGGTCGCCGAGAAGCAGGGCCTGCCGCTGGTCCCGGACCCGGGCGGCGCCGCGTTCTACGGCCCTAAGATCTCGGTGCAGTGCAAGGACGCCATCGGCCGGACCTGGCAGATGTCGACCGTGCAGCTCGACTTCAACCTGCCGGAGCGCTTCGACCTGGAGTACACCGGCCCCGACGGCACCAAGCAGCGCCCGGTCATGATCCACCGCGCCCTGTTCGGCTCCATCGAGCGCTTCTTCGCGGTGCTGCTCGAGCACTACGCGGGTGCGTTCCCGGTGTGGCTGGCCCCGGTCCAGGCGGTCGGCATCCCGATCGGCGACGCGCACATCCCGTACCTCCAGGAGTTCGCCGCCAAGGCCCGTAAGCAGGGGCTGCGGGTCGACGTGGACGCCTCGTCGGACCGGATGCAGAAGAAGATCCGCAACCAGCAGCGGGCCAAGGTGCCGTTCATGATCATCGCGGGCGACGAGGACATGGCCAACGGTGCCGTCTCCTTCCGCTACCGCGACGGTTCGCAGGAGAACGGCATCCCGGTCGAGGACGCCCTCGCCAAGATCGCCAAGGCCGTCGAGGACCGCGTCCAGGTCTGATCGGTCACGAGAAGGGGCCTCCGGCGAGCTATCCGCTCGCCGGAGGCCCCTTCTCGTCCTCCCGCCGGAATGCCTGGATCAGCCACGACGAGGACGAACCCGTCACCGCTCCCAGCAGCGCCAGCCCGCAGGCCATCAGACCCGCTGCCACGACCCGGCCGAGAGGCGTCACCGGTACGGCATCCCCGTACCCCACCGTCGTGAGCGTCGCGCACGCCCACCAGACCGCGTCGCCGAAGGTCCGGATCGAGGCGCCCGGGGCTCCGTGCTCCAGGTGGTAGACCGCGAGGGCTGCCGAAAAGCCCAGCAGCAGGGACGTCATGCCCGCGTACGACATCACGCGTGCGTACAGGCTCAGCCGGGGCTCGTCGCGGCGTTTCTGGATGGCCGTGTAGACCTTCACCACACGCAGCGGACGCAGCAGCGGCAGGACGAGTACCAGTGTGTCCAGCCAGTGCACCCGGACGAAGCGGTGTCCCAGGCCGCTGAGCCGGATTCTGACGGCGTAGTCGATGACGAAGAGCAGCCACATGGCGCCGACCAGGGCGAGGGCGATGTCGCGCCAGAGTTCGGCGTCGTGCGGGGCGAGGACGCGGGTCGCGTAGCCGAGCAGGAACAGCAGCGAGGCGACGAAGAGCGGTGCCTCGGCGCGCTGCTCCCATCGGGTCAGAGCGGGAGTGGACTGGGCCGTGGTGCGGTCGCTCATTGGTCAAGCATCGCGGTGCGGGAACGGGTCCGGCCCCGGCGACACGCGCCGCACGGGGTAAGCAATATGCTGATCCGCATGACGAGTGAGCCGGAGCAGCAGATCGGAGTGGGGACGCCCGACGCGTTCCAGCGCCTGTGGACGCCCCACCGGATGGCGTACATCCAGGGCGAGAACAAGCCGACCGGTCCGGAGGCCGGCGACGGCTGTCCGTTCTGTGCGATTCCGTCGATGTCGGACGAGGACGGGCTCGTCGTCGCGCGCGGCGAGAAGGTCTACGCCGTGCTGAATCTGTACCCGTACAACGGTGGGCATCTGATGGTGGTGCCCTACCGGCACGTCGCGGACTACACCGAGCTGGACGGTCCGGAGACGGTGGAGCTCGCCGATTTCACCAAGCGTGCGATGACCGCGCTGCGTGCGGCGTCGGGGGCGCACGGATTCAACATCGGTATGAACCAGGGTGCGGTCGCCGGCGCCGGTATCGCCGCGCATCTGCACCAGCATCTGGTGCCCCGCTGGGGCGGTGACACCAACTTCATGCCGGTGGTGGGCCACACCAAGGTGCTGCCGCAGCTGCTGGCGGACACCCGGAAGATGCTGGCCGACGCCTGGCCCGTCTGATCCGACGTCCCTCCCCGGCTTACCGCGCAGGGCGCCCCGGCTCCCCGGGGCGCCCTGCGCGTGCTCGCGCGGGTGGCGTCTACGCGTCGTACAGGTCGGCCTTGCGCGGGGTCGGGTCCTGGACGGCTCCGCTCAGTATCGACGAGCGGTTGCCGAAGCGTTCGGTGTCGACGCCGTTCTCGTCGAGCACCTTGATGACGGCGTTGTGCACCACGCGCAGGACGGGCGTGGCAGCACGCATCGCGTCGTCCGCCATGAAGCGGTGGCGCCACGGCTTCTCGGCCCAGGCGTGCCGCAGCCCGAAGGGTTCCGGCAGCGCGATCTTGCCGCCGAGGTAGTCGAGCAGTGGCGGATACCAGGTGAAGGGGGCGCGCAGGGCGAGGCGGACGACCTCGCTGGACTCGACCAGCGCCAGCGTTATGCTGCGGGTCTCCCAGAACTTGACGGTCTTGTTGACCGTCTTCGTCTTGGCTGCGGGTTTGCTGGTGAAGAGGGAGTGGACCGGGCCGAGCGCGTGTCCGGTGACCTCGATGCGCAAGGTCTCGAAGAGCACGGTGACGGTGATCATCATGGTGATGACCAGCTGGCCGTCCCAGAGGGTGAACTGGACGCCGAGGTAGTGGCGGTCGCCGCCGCCGAACTGCTGGTGGTTGCAGATCCGCTGTATCTCGTGCGGCTTCACCTGGAAGGTGGCGACGTCCTCGCCCTCCGGGCGGGAGACCGATCCGGCGTTCTCGCCGACGGGCGACACGATCCAGTGCGTGACCGAGGGCTTGGGGAAGCCGCCCGTGTTCAGCGGGCCGCGTTCCAGCATCTTGAGCTGGTCGTGGATGACGCGTACCAGGTCCCAGCTGCGGAACTGGTGGAACTCCTTGCCGGGATCCTTGGAGACGAGGTCCTCGGCGAGCTGCCAGCTGCCCCAGCGGGTGCCCATGCCGAGGATGCCCTTGGGGCCCGCGTAGAAGACCGAGTTGGACTGCTGTTCGGCCGAGAGCTTCTCCAGGCCCTGACGGAGTGCCTCGCGGGCGGTCTCGCTCGGGTTCTTCGGTACGGCTTCGGGGATCTTGGCGACGACACCGCCGCCGGAGAGGAGCCCTTCCCAGCGGACGCGCATGTCCTGGGCGGAGGCCTCGGCGATCCGCTTGGCGATCAGCCAGCCGATGACGGGGGCGACGGCCATCGCGCGTACGTAGAGCCCCAGGAAGCCGTTGAGGGGCATTTTGATCAGGAGGAACACCGCGGCGATCCCGATGATCGGCAACAGGGCGTTGCCGAGGGCGGAGAGCCCCTTGTCCTTGGTCCTGGTGAGGCCGTCGCGCAGCCGGAACACGATGATCCACAGCAGCATTCCGGGCAGGAAGAGGAAGCCGAACAGGGCGGTCACGACCGTGAGCTTGGTGTCGCGCGCCTTGCGGAGCCGGGACGCGGACAGGCAGTGCTCGACGACGGTCTGCGGGTCGCTGCCGAAGGACTGGATGAGCGCACCGCGGGCGCCGCCCAGCGTGCGTTCCTGAACCGCGCGGGAGAAGGCCTCGCCGAGGTTGGGTTTGAAGTAGTCGGACTTGAAGAGCTTGGACCGGCCTGCCTTCACCTCGGACTTGTGCCACTCGCTGTTCGCCTTGAGGATCTCGTCCACCGGGCTGTCGCGGTACGCGGCAGAGGCGAGGGCGTTGGTCGCCACCGCCGCTCCCGCTGCTCCCTGGAGTGGAATCTGTGCTCCGGGAGAGAAATCGAATCCGTCGTTGGCCACTGTCGCCCCCACTCGCCCGTCAAGGAACCGCTCCTGCGGGTGTTTCCCAACTGCCGTGCCCGGCACACTTTCTGAGCTGGGACCACAGCGTATCGTCCGGATCGATTCGCTGTCCGGCCCTGTGGACAACCGCTGGGGGCGGAGGCGCTACGTGCCGTTCGTGCCGTTGTGCTGTTGCTCGCGCATACGGTCCGAGAGGTGTGCGGGCATGGCCTCGTGACGGGCGTAGGAGCGGTCGAAGCGGCCGGTGCCGTGGGACAGGGAGCGCAGGTCGACCGCGTACCGGCCGATCTCCAGCTCCGGCACCTCGGCCCGTACGAGGGTGCGTCCGGGCCCGGACTGCTCGGTGCCGACCACCCGGCCGCGGCGGCCCGAGAGATCGCTCATCACCGGACCGACGCAGTCGTCGGGGACGAGGACGCGGATCTCGGCGACGGGTTCGAGGAGCTTGATGCGGGTGTCCGAGGCCGCTTCGCGCAGGGCCAGGGCGCCGGCCGTCTGGAAGGCGGCGTCGGAGGAGTCCACGGAGTGGGACTTCCCGTCCCGCAGGGTGACCCGCAGGTCGACGAGCGGGTGTCCGGTGGCGACGCCGCGGGCGGCCTGCGTGCGGACGCCCTTCTCGACGGACGGGATGAACTGGCGTGGTACCGATCCGCCGACGACCTTGTCGATGAACTCGATGCCGGACCCCGGTGGCAGCGGCTCGACGTCGATCTCGCAGATGGCGTACTGACCGTGGCCGCCGGACTGTTTGACGTGCCGGCCGCGTCCGGTGGACGGCCCCGCGAACGTCTCGCGCAGGGCGACGCGGTGGGGGACGGCGTCGACCTGGACCGCGTACCGGCTGCGCAGCCGGTCGAGCGCCACGTCCAGATGGGCCTCCCCGAGGCACCACAGGACCACCTGGTGGGTGTCCTGGTTCTGCTCCAGGCGCATGGTGGGGTCCTCGGCCACGAGCCGCGCGAGGCCCTCGGAGAGCTTGTCCTCGTCCGCCTTGCCGTGCGCCTCGATGGCGAGCGGCAGCAACGGGTCGGGCATGGTCCACGGCTCCATCAGCAGCGGATGGTCCGGGTCGGACAGGGTGTCGCCGGTCTCGGCGGTGCCCAGCCGGGCGACGCAGGCGAGATCCCCGGCGATGCACTCGGTGACGGGGCGCTGCTGTTTGCCGAACGGTGAGGAGAGCGCGCCGACGCGGATCTCGGCCTCGTGGAAGGGGCGGGCCTCGTGGCCGGGGTCGGTGAGCCCGTGGCCGAATACGTGCACGGTGTCGTCGGAGCGCAGGGTGCCGGAGAAGACGCGGACCAGGGAGAGCCGGCCGACGTAGGGGTCGGAGGCCGTCTTGACCACCTCGGCGACCAGGGGGCCCCGCGCGTCGCGGCCGAGGGCGGGGAGCGGGGCGCCGTGCAGGGAGGTGACGGCGGGGAGCGGGCGCTCCAGC
Protein-coding regions in this window:
- a CDS encoding DUF4365 domain-containing protein, translated to MALAQPEPGGPSRAGGHGGGLLPQRIAPLRGTLATTACMETLQVGYLHAVAAAAGCSLSQPFPDNGIDWHVSHGAPGHVVDDEVTIKVQLKCTYQIPARPPGATFAFTLDNAHLVKLARTPVSVHKILVVMLVPRSQDDWLRAGHDRLDLRHCCYWTNLAGHPVTGRHRTTVRIPTSRIFDDRALCEIMTRVGAGGRP
- a CDS encoding 3'-5' exonuclease, with protein sequence MTHWYEGPLAAFDTETTGVDVEGDRIVSAALVVQDSAGGRMRVTRWLVNPGVPVPAGATEIHGLTDDHLQRNGRWPAPVVEEIALALAEQSAAGRPLVVMNAPFDLTLLDRELKRHRASSLAGYLENTPLCVLDPRVLDKHLDRYRKGRRTLTDLCELYGVVLDGAHDAAADAAASLELVRAVGRRFATRLERLTPAELHTLQAVWHAAQARGLQAWFTKSGTPETVDPAWPLRPELRAAA
- a CDS encoding HIT family protein encodes the protein MLIRMTSEPEQQIGVGTPDAFQRLWTPHRMAYIQGENKPTGPEAGDGCPFCAIPSMSDEDGLVVARGEKVYAVLNLYPYNGGHLMVVPYRHVADYTELDGPETVELADFTKRAMTALRAASGAHGFNIGMNQGAVAGAGIAAHLHQHLVPRWGGDTNFMPVVGHTKVLPQLLADTRKMLADAWPV
- a CDS encoding elongation factor G-like protein EF-G2 translates to MGDKAHAHTGAAGRAATAGHPSSIRNVVLVGHSGSGKTTLVEALAQTAGAVNRAGRVEDGSTVSDHDGIEHRQQRSVQLSLVPVEWGGVKINLLDTPGYADFVGELRAGLRAADAALFVVSAAQESAAVAGATRAVWEECAAVGMPRAIVVTHLDTARTPFDAMTRICGEISGGDGPDAVLPLYLPVHGPEGSDGHAPLTGLTGLLSQRILDYSGGERTENPPAEDQRAPLAAARNRLIEGIIAESEDETLMDRYLDGADIDIETLVDDLERAVARGTFHPVLAAAPAAEGARQGIGTVELLDLITGGFPTPLERPLPAVTSLHGAPLPALGRDARGPLVAEVVKTASDPYVGRLSLVRVFSGTLRSDDTVHVFGHGLTDPGHEARPFHEAEIRVGALSSPFGKQQRPVTECIAGDLACVARLGTAETGDTLSDPDHPLLMEPWTMPDPLLPLAIEAHGKADEDKLSEGLARLVAEDPTMRLEQNQDTHQVVLWCLGEAHLDVALDRLRSRYAVQVDAVPHRVALRETFAGPSTGRGRHVKQSGGHGQYAICEIDVEPLPPGSGIEFIDKVVGGSVPRQFIPSVEKGVRTQAARGVATGHPLVDLRVTLRDGKSHSVDSSDAAFQTAGALALREAASDTRIKLLEPVAEIRVLVPDDCVGPVMSDLSGRRGRVVGTEQSGPGRTLVRAEVPELEIGRYAVDLRSLSHGTGRFDRSYARHEAMPAHLSDRMREQQHNGTNGT
- a CDS encoding potassium channel family protein, which encodes MSDRTTAQSTPALTRWEQRAEAPLFVASLLFLLGYATRVLAPHDAELWRDIALALVGAMWLLFVIDYAVRIRLSGLGHRFVRVHWLDTLVLVLPLLRPLRVVKVYTAIQKRRDEPRLSLYARVMSYAGMTSLLLGFSAALAVYHLEHGAPGASIRTFGDAVWWACATLTTVGYGDAVPVTPLGRVVAAGLMACGLALLGAVTGSSSSWLIQAFRREDEKGPPASG
- the thrS gene encoding threonine--tRNA ligase; its protein translation is MSDVRVIIQRDSEREERVVTTGTTAAELFPGERTVVAARIAGELKDIAYVVADGETVEPVLISSEDGLNILRHSTAHVMAQAVQELHPEAKLGIGPPVKDGFYYDFDVETPFTPEDLKAIEKKMQEIQKRGQKFSRRVVTDEAAREELADEPYKLELIGIKGSASTDDGADVEVGGGELTIYDNLDPKTGDLCWKDLCRGPHLPTTRFIPAFKLMRNAAAYWRGSEKNPMLQRIYGTAWPTKDELKAHLEFLEEAAKRDHRKLGSELDLFSFPDEIGPGLAVFHPKGGVIRRAMEDYSRRRHEEEGYEFVYSPHATKGKLFEKSGHLDWYADGMYPPMQLDDGVDYYLKPMNCPMHNLIFDARGRSYRELPLRLFEFGTVYRYEKSGVVHGLTRSRGFTQDDAHIYCTKEQMAEELDRTLTFVLNLLRDYGLTDFYLELSTKDPEKFVGSDEAWEESTETLRLVAEKQGLPLVPDPGGAAFYGPKISVQCKDAIGRTWQMSTVQLDFNLPERFDLEYTGPDGTKQRPVMIHRALFGSIERFFAVLLEHYAGAFPVWLAPVQAVGIPIGDAHIPYLQEFAAKARKQGLRVDVDASSDRMQKKIRNQQRAKVPFMIIAGDEDMANGAVSFRYRDGSQENGIPVEDALAKIAKAVEDRVQV